The genomic window AAGATGCCTGAACAAGTACCTCCAGGTGTATCTCGTGCATTCGAAGTTTTAATTCCTACTTTCTTAACATTAGTAGTTGTTGGAACAGTTGGATGGTTAGTACACATGGTAAGTGGACAATACTTCAATGACTTAATTAAAACGACAATTCAACAACCATTGGTAGATATCATTGGTGATAATATCGTAGCAGTTATGTTCATGTATGTATTAATCTCATTATTCTGGTTAGTTGGTATTCATGGTAACAACATGTTATCTGCAGTTAAAGAACCAATCTTCCGTCCAATGTTATATGCAAATACTGCAATTTTCACTGAAGGAAAAACAATCGCTTTAACTCCAGAAATTAAAAATCATGGTTACTACACAATGAACTTAACAATGATGCAAATGTTTGCTGAATGGGGAGGTTCTGGGGTAACTTTAGGTTTAGTTATTGCAATCTTCATCTTCTCTAAACGTGAAGATAACCGTGCAATCGCTACATTATCTATCGTTCCAGGTTTATTCAACATTAATGAAACTGTAACATTCGGTATTCCATTAGTATTAAACCCAATCTTAGGTATTCCATTTATCTTAGCTCCAGTAGCTTGTATCTTCGTTGGATGGTTATTAATTACTATTAACTTCTGTCCACCAGTTGTAATTGAAGTACCTTGGACAATGCCACCATTATTGTTAGGATTCCTAGCAACAGGTGGAAGTATCATGGGAGCTATCTCTCAGATCATTGTAATTGCTTTATCTACAGTAATTTACATTCCATTCTTATTAGCTTACGAAAGATATCAAAACAAACAAGCTGCTGCTGCAGAATAAGATTCTTAAGTATAATTTGAATGATAAAAGGGGACGGTATAACCGTCCTTTTTTTAAAGAAAAAAATGAAAATAATTCCTATCTATTATATATATCAAGATTGTCAAATGTATGAAAATCATGTATAATAGAAAAGAAAGTGAGGCATTTATGGAAAAAGAATTTAAGGTTAAAATGAATACAGCAACTGCTATATTTCTCATTGCTTATGCTATATATATAGTTATTACACTTTTTACACAGAGTGTAACTACAATTGTGACAATTATTATTTTTGGAGTTATTTGCTATGCTTTCTTTTTAGGATGCAGACCATATAAATATACTGTTGACAAAAAAACTTTAACAATACATTATCGTTTATGGAAAAATAGAAAAGTTGAATTAATGGATTGTGATACGATTTGTGATCCAGTTCCTAGAATGGCAGATTTGGTGACAAGACCCCATGCTATTGAAATTTATACAAATACAAAAAAACGTTATTGTTTATTTCCTGTAAAACGTGTTGAATTTGTTGATGCGATTGCAAAAGCAAATAAGAGAATTCATTGTACAGTTAAAGA from Candidatus Stoquefichus sp. SB1 includes these protein-coding regions:
- a CDS encoding PTS sugar transporter subunit IIC, which produces MDAFADKLGRVGAWCGQNKYLGSIKNAFQNFMPATIAGAIGVLWTNVLVNDNVVNGNAQGLGGIFKPIMALAPINDVFAAIQFCTISCISIGIVMLVAQEIGEANGETGAFPAVLGFMSWAVVTPTAHAVTGLASGLVDAKDAAISIGDILTKGGVTDLSGVATFTGFGGDYMGATGLFTALIVGILALEIYGLFRKMDALKIKMPEQVPPGVSRAFEVLIPTFLTLVVVGTVGWLVHMVSGQYFNDLIKTTIQQPLVDIIGDNIVAVMFMYVLISLFWLVGIHGNNMLSAVKEPIFRPMLYANTAIFTEGKTIALTPEIKNHGYYTMNLTMMQMFAEWGGSGVTLGLVIAIFIFSKREDNRAIATLSIVPGLFNINETVTFGIPLVLNPILGIPFILAPVACIFVGWLLITINFCPPVVIEVPWTMPPLLLGFLATGGSIMGAISQIIVIALSTVIYIPFLLAYERYQNKQAAAAE